A region from the Kryptolebias marmoratus isolate JLee-2015 linkage group LG9, ASM164957v2, whole genome shotgun sequence genome encodes:
- the nanos1 gene encoding nanos homolog 1, with product MDFLNHNYLNARNPYDYTFNFWNDYLGLTTLVTKNNKLSVPQNPNSITESLKATLGLDDSPACSCVIAGGVGESGHLDCCCPSGSPPPPSILDLKERFSILSPFQSQLPEREVGFGGSFAGFDLFGMERKMRKPASRSKQEPKICVFCRNNGAPEEVFGSHVLKTPDGRVVCPILRAYTCPLCSANGDNAHTIKYCPLSKEQPSQRPLKGGRAVGGKRMKIF from the coding sequence ATGGATTTTCTCAACCACAACTATCTGAACGCGCGCAATCCATACGACTACACTTTTAATTTCTGGAACGACTATCTCGGGCTGACGACATTGGTTACGAAGAATAACAAGCTCAGTGTGCCTCAGAATCCCAACTCCATCACCGAGTCACTCAAAGCGACTCTGGGTTTGGACGATTCCCCGGCGTGTTCGTGCGTAATCGCGGGCGGCGTTGGAGAGAGCGGACACCTGGACTGCTGCTGCCCGTCCGGGAGCCCCCCTCCGCCCTCCATCCTGGACTTGAAGGAGCGTTTCTCCATCCTGAGCCCGTTTCAGAGCCAGCTGCCCGAGCGGGAGGTGGGCTTTGGTGGAAGCTTTGCGGGATTCGATCTCTTTGGCATGGAGAGGAAGATGCGCAAACCCGCTTCCAGAAGCAAACAGGAGCCCAAAATCTGCGTCTTCTGCCGAAATAACGGAGCGCCCGAGGAGGTGTTCGGCTCCCACGTCCTGAAAACCCCGGACGGCAGGGTTGTGTGCCCGATTCTGAGGGCTTATACCTGCCCCCTGTGCAGTGCCAACGGGGACAATGCCCATACGATAAAATACTGTCCACTGTCAAAAGAGCAGCCATCCCAGCGGCCATTAAAGGGGGGGAGGGCTGTGGGCGGTAAGaggatgaaaatattttaa